A region from the Mycolicibacterium phlei genome encodes:
- the recC gene encoding exodeoxyribonuclease V subunit gamma — MALHIHRAERTDLLADGLGALLSEPPADPFAEELVIVPAKGVERWLSQRLSHILGSGTGDDGVCAGIAFRNPRSLIAELTGTAAGDDPWSPDAMVWPLMEVIDASCTEDWCKPLATHLGHFEAGDERELRQGRRYAVARRLAGLFASYARQRPQLLVDWEDGADGGVPADLSWQPHLWRALIDRIDADTPHIRHAKTVARLRESPTDLPQRLSLFGHTRLPSTEIELLEALATHHDLHLWLPHPSDPLWQSLKGVHGQIPRRDDTSHREVAHPLLATLGRDLRELQRALPADPATDEYLGGRDHPDTLLGWLQSDITANRLRPAGRVYDKTDRSVQVHACHGPARQIDVLREVLLGLLADDPTLEPRDILVMCPDIETYAPLIVAGFGLGDMIQGVHPAHQLRVRLADRALVQTNPLLNVAAQLLTLAGGRATASEVLNLAQAPPVRARFDFSDDDLEDITRWVRQAGIRWGFDKDHRKPYGVDFVQNTWRFGIDRVLAGVAMSDDSHAWIDTTLPLDDVSSNRVDLAGQLAEYVERLQRAVENLAGARPLADWLTALTDAVTSLTEVGDDDVWQTAQLEREFAEILATAGPRAGTEMRLADVRALLDRHLAGRPTRANFRTGTLTVCTMVPMRSVPHRVVCLVGLDDGVFPRLGIVDGDDVLARDPMTGERDIRSEDRQLLLDAIGAATETLVITYTGANEHSGQERPPAVPLAELLDVLDRTTEHPVREDVLTRHPLQPFDTRNVVPGALVPGEPFTFDSTVKRAAATRAAERAERPPFISGPLPAPPPDDVVLADLVAFFKDPVKGFFRSLDYTLPWEVDGVEDAMPVDLDALQEWTVGDRMLHDMLRGMAPRQAREAEWRRGTLPPGHLGWQRATEICDQATQLAQAAQPYRKADPRAVDVDIDLGGRRVTGTVAPVYDDRLVSVTYSKLDGRHLMQPWILLLALYAHDPGREWKAVVVGRPRRGTTPRTEVMGRPASPPELLADLVALYDEGRRAPLPLPVKTSYAWAEAVHGHGDPEQRARYRWQSANFPGEDVEPAYELAFGKNTWLSHLVERGLDRYAQRMWLPMLQALES; from the coding sequence ATGGCGCTTCACATCCATCGGGCCGAACGCACCGATCTGCTGGCCGACGGACTCGGTGCGCTGCTCTCCGAGCCGCCCGCCGATCCGTTCGCCGAGGAGCTGGTGATCGTGCCGGCCAAGGGGGTCGAACGCTGGCTGAGCCAGCGGCTGAGCCACATCCTGGGCTCGGGCACCGGCGACGACGGCGTGTGCGCGGGCATCGCGTTCCGCAACCCGCGCTCGCTGATCGCCGAGCTCACCGGCACCGCCGCCGGTGACGACCCGTGGTCGCCGGACGCCATGGTCTGGCCGCTGATGGAGGTCATCGACGCCTCCTGCACCGAGGACTGGTGCAAACCGCTGGCCACCCACCTCGGTCACTTCGAGGCCGGCGACGAGAGGGAGCTGCGCCAGGGCCGCCGCTACGCCGTCGCGCGCCGGCTGGCCGGGCTGTTCGCCTCCTACGCCCGCCAGCGCCCGCAGCTGCTCGTCGACTGGGAGGACGGCGCCGACGGTGGCGTACCGGCCGACCTGAGCTGGCAGCCGCACCTGTGGCGCGCGTTGATCGACCGCATCGACGCCGACACCCCGCACATCCGGCACGCGAAAACCGTTGCCCGGCTGCGGGAGTCGCCGACCGACCTGCCGCAGCGGCTCTCGCTGTTCGGGCACACCCGGCTACCCAGCACCGAGATCGAACTGCTCGAGGCGCTGGCCACCCACCACGACCTGCACCTGTGGCTGCCGCACCCCAGCGACCCGCTGTGGCAGTCCCTGAAGGGCGTGCACGGCCAGATCCCCCGCCGCGACGACACCAGCCACCGGGAGGTCGCCCACCCGCTGCTGGCCACCCTCGGCCGCGACCTGCGCGAACTGCAGCGCGCCCTGCCCGCCGACCCGGCCACCGACGAGTACCTCGGCGGCCGCGACCACCCGGACACCCTGCTCGGCTGGCTGCAGTCCGACATCACCGCCAACCGGCTGCGCCCCGCCGGCCGCGTCTACGACAAGACCGACCGCTCGGTGCAGGTACACGCCTGCCACGGCCCGGCCCGTCAGATCGACGTGCTGCGCGAGGTGCTGCTCGGCCTGCTCGCCGACGACCCGACGCTGGAACCCCGCGACATCCTCGTCATGTGCCCGGACATCGAGACCTACGCCCCGCTGATCGTGGCGGGCTTCGGGCTCGGCGACATGATCCAGGGCGTGCACCCGGCGCATCAGCTGCGGGTGCGGCTGGCCGACCGCGCGCTGGTGCAGACCAACCCGCTGCTCAACGTCGCCGCCCAGCTGCTGACCTTGGCCGGCGGGCGCGCCACCGCCAGCGAGGTGCTCAACCTGGCGCAGGCGCCCCCGGTGCGGGCCCGCTTCGACTTCAGCGACGACGACCTCGAGGACATCACCCGCTGGGTCCGCCAGGCCGGCATCCGCTGGGGCTTCGACAAGGACCACCGCAAGCCGTACGGCGTCGACTTCGTCCAGAACACCTGGCGCTTCGGCATCGACCGGGTGCTCGCCGGGGTCGCCATGTCCGACGACTCGCACGCCTGGATCGACACCACGTTGCCCCTCGACGACGTCAGCAGCAACCGCGTCGACCTGGCCGGCCAGCTCGCCGAATACGTCGAACGGCTGCAGCGCGCGGTCGAGAACCTCGCCGGCGCACGGCCTCTCGCCGACTGGCTGACGGCGCTCACCGACGCCGTCACCTCGCTCACCGAGGTCGGCGACGACGACGTCTGGCAGACCGCGCAACTGGAACGCGAGTTCGCCGAGATCCTGGCCACCGCGGGCCCGCGCGCCGGCACCGAGATGCGGCTGGCCGACGTGCGCGCGCTGCTGGACCGTCACCTCGCCGGCCGTCCCACCCGCGCCAACTTCCGTACCGGGACGCTGACCGTGTGCACGATGGTGCCGATGCGCTCGGTGCCGCACCGGGTGGTCTGCCTGGTGGGTCTCGACGACGGGGTGTTCCCGCGGCTGGGCATCGTCGACGGCGACGACGTGCTGGCCCGCGACCCGATGACCGGTGAGCGCGACATCCGCTCCGAGGACCGCCAGCTGCTGCTCGACGCGATCGGCGCCGCCACCGAGACGCTGGTGATCACCTACACCGGCGCCAACGAGCACTCCGGGCAGGAACGCCCACCCGCGGTGCCGCTGGCCGAACTGCTCGACGTGCTCGACCGCACCACCGAGCACCCCGTCCGCGAGGACGTCCTCACTCGACATCCGTTGCAGCCCTTCGACACCCGCAACGTCGTCCCCGGCGCACTGGTGCCCGGCGAGCCGTTCACGTTCGACTCCACCGTCAAGCGGGCCGCCGCCACCCGCGCCGCCGAACGCGCCGAGCGGCCGCCGTTCATCTCCGGCCCGCTGCCCGCTCCCCCGCCCGACGACGTCGTGCTCGCCGACCTCGTCGCGTTCTTCAAGGATCCGGTCAAGGGGTTCTTCCGGTCGCTGGACTACACGCTGCCGTGGGAGGTCGACGGGGTCGAGGACGCGATGCCGGTCGACCTCGACGCGCTGCAGGAGTGGACGGTCGGCGACCGCATGCTGCACGACATGCTGCGCGGCATGGCGCCCAGGCAGGCCCGCGAGGCCGAGTGGCGGCGCGGCACCCTGCCACCCGGACACCTGGGTTGGCAGCGCGCCACCGAGATCTGTGATCAGGCAACGCAACTCGCCCAGGCGGCGCAGCCGTACCGCAAGGCCGACCCGCGGGCGGTCGACGTCGACATCGACCTGGGCGGGCGCCGGGTGACCGGCACCGTCGCCCCGGTGTACGACGACCGGCTGGTGTCGGTGACGTACTCCAAGCTCGACGGCAGACATCTGATGCAGCCATGGATCCTGTTGCTGGCCTTGTACGCCCACGATCCCGGCCGGGAGTGGAAGGCCGTCGTCGTCGGCCGCCCGCGCCGCGGCACCACCCCGCGCACCGAGGTGATGGGCCGGCCCGCATCGCCGCCGGAGCTGCTGGCCGACCTGGTCGCGCTGTACGACGAGGGCCGCCGCGCACCGCTGCCGCTGCCGGTGAAGACGTCATACGCGTGGGCCGAGGCCGTGCACGGCCACGGCGATCCGGAACAGCGGGCGCGCTACCGCTGGCAGTCGGCCAACTTCCCGGGCGAGGACGTCGAACCGGCGTATGAGCTGGCGTTCGGGAAGAACACCTGGCTCAGCCATCTCGTCGAGCGCGGGCTGGACCGCTACGCGCAGCGGATGTGGCTGCCGATGCTGCAGGCGTTGGAGAGCTGA
- a CDS encoding NDMA-dependent alcohol dehydrogenase, translating to MRTRGAILHGVGQPWSVEEFELDPPRAGEVLVRLAAAGLCHSDEHIRNGDMSAPNEVMRAMGMPEMFPLIGGHEGAGVVVEVGDGVTGLAPGDHVVMSFVATCGRCRWCASGAQYLCDCGSLTMVPGMPTDGTFRHHTLAGKGLGHLSKIGAFAEHTVVAETSLIKIDPEIPLRTAALVSCAVPTGYGSMANRAGVRGGDTAVVLGCGGIGMCAVQAARIHGARHIVAVDPSEFKRKSALDFGATHTAASAAEAVGLVRELTRGVMADAVVVAPSVVRQETPAAGLALTRKGGTCVLTGMASQTLRSFDFNVQDFTLMNKTLAGTILGSMNPRSDVPMLLELYASGQLKLDEMITRTYTLDQINDGYQDLRSDRNVRGVIVFD from the coding sequence GTGCGGACACGAGGAGCGATCCTGCACGGGGTCGGTCAACCCTGGTCGGTCGAGGAGTTCGAGCTGGACCCGCCGCGCGCGGGGGAGGTGCTGGTCCGGTTGGCGGCCGCCGGGCTGTGCCACTCCGACGAGCACATCCGCAACGGCGACATGTCCGCCCCGAACGAGGTCATGCGCGCCATGGGCATGCCGGAGATGTTCCCGCTCATCGGCGGACACGAGGGCGCGGGTGTCGTCGTCGAGGTGGGCGACGGCGTCACCGGCCTGGCACCCGGCGACCATGTGGTGATGTCGTTCGTCGCCACCTGCGGGCGCTGCCGCTGGTGTGCCTCCGGTGCGCAATACCTCTGCGACTGCGGCTCGTTGACGATGGTGCCCGGTATGCCCACCGACGGCACGTTCCGCCACCACACGCTGGCCGGCAAGGGGCTGGGCCATCTGTCGAAGATCGGGGCGTTCGCCGAGCACACCGTCGTCGCGGAGACCTCGCTGATCAAGATCGATCCCGAGATCCCGTTGCGTACAGCGGCGTTGGTGTCGTGCGCGGTGCCGACGGGCTACGGGTCGATGGCCAACCGGGCCGGTGTGCGCGGCGGGGACACCGCGGTGGTGCTGGGCTGCGGCGGCATCGGGATGTGCGCGGTGCAGGCGGCACGGATCCACGGGGCGCGTCACATCGTCGCGGTGGATCCCTCGGAGTTCAAACGCAAGTCGGCGCTGGACTTCGGGGCGACGCACACCGCGGCGTCGGCGGCCGAGGCCGTCGGGCTGGTGCGTGAGCTGACCCGCGGGGTGATGGCCGACGCGGTCGTCGTCGCACCGTCGGTGGTGCGGCAGGAGACCCCGGCGGCCGGGCTGGCGTTGACGCGCAAGGGCGGCACCTGTGTGCTGACCGGGATGGCGTCGCAGACACTGCGGTCCTTCGACTTCAACGTGCAGGACTTCACGCTGATGAACAAGACGCTGGCCGGCACGATCCTCGGCTCGATGAACCCGCGCTCGGATGTGCCGATGCTGTTGGAGCTGTACGCCTCCGGCCAGCTCAAGCTCGACGAGATGATCACCCGCACCTACACCCTGGACCAGATCAACGACGGCTACCAGGATCTGCGGTCCGACCGCAACGTCCGCGGCGTGATCGTGTTCGACTAA
- a CDS encoding TetR/AcrR family transcriptional regulator, whose translation MPVSVRDRLLDAARELFTERGYRATTTKEIAARARVAELTLFRHFGSKVDVFEASVLAPLKNDIDEWSRSWVESSSAATLEQMATQLADGLYTLVRRHHRIFQELIAARSDPRSDLHAASIAVSGALRTGLRAVHDASYPVADRHGIKGEDSPATIGAVAAMIVGSVVLEDWVYPAQKRIPGKDRMVRELARLIVDGTTHR comes from the coding sequence ATGCCTGTCAGCGTCCGGGACCGTCTCCTCGACGCGGCCCGCGAGCTGTTCACCGAGCGCGGCTACCGCGCGACCACCACCAAGGAGATCGCCGCCCGGGCGCGGGTCGCCGAACTGACGCTGTTCCGGCACTTCGGGTCCAAGGTCGACGTGTTCGAGGCCAGCGTGCTGGCCCCGCTCAAGAACGACATCGACGAGTGGAGCCGGTCGTGGGTCGAATCCTCCAGCGCGGCAACGCTTGAGCAGATGGCCACCCAACTCGCCGACGGGCTCTACACGCTGGTCCGTCGTCATCACCGGATCTTTCAGGAACTCATCGCGGCGCGATCGGACCCGCGCAGCGACCTGCACGCCGCCTCCATCGCGGTCAGCGGTGCACTGCGCACGGGTCTGCGCGCCGTGCACGACGCCTCGTACCCGGTGGCCGACCGGCACGGCATCAAAGGTGAGGACAGCCCGGCCACCATCGGCGCCGTCGCCGCGATGATCGTCGGCTCAGTGGTTCTCGAGGACTGGGTGTACCCGGCGCAGAAGCGGATTCCCGGCAAGGACCGGATGGTGCGGGAGCTGGCCCGCCTCATCGTCGACGGCACCACGCATCGTTAG
- the recD gene encoding exodeoxyribonuclease V subunit alpha → MTEWRRSVAAEGLLKTFTDTEVIDAPDVHVAQRLCTLARARDEVVELAIALVVRALRTGSVCLDLRTVAAQVPVDGLPWPAVDDWLAAVHAHPLTNDPPVLRVDGDLLYLDRYWLEEQQVCDDILAMVSSRPAAAAPDVGRLFPPGFEEQRAAAELALSQGLTVLTGGPGTGKTTTVARLLALLAGGTRLRVALAAPTGKAAARLQEAVQTELDKLPEADRAALSGMHATTLHRLLGSRPDTSARFRHHRGNRLPHDVIVVDETSMVSLTMMARLLEAVRPDARLVLVGDPDQLASVEAGAVLADLVDGLGAGRIAQLKTSHRFGESIGALASAIRAGDADGVVEVLRDGGEHIEWIEAEDPSEPLRAVLVPWVTELRKAAVLGDDQTALEVLDEHRLLCAHRRGPAGVRYWNHQIERWLAEATGEPIWSPWYPGRPVLVTANDYGLGLYNGDTGVTVVRDGTLRAVIAGTQRLEFATSRLAEVETMHAMTIHKSQGSQADEVTVLLPSDDSRLLTRELFYTAVTRAKKRVRVVGPESSVRAAVQRRAIRASGLAERLRRA, encoded by the coding sequence ATGACCGAGTGGCGGCGGTCGGTGGCCGCGGAGGGCCTGCTGAAGACGTTCACCGACACGGAAGTCATCGACGCCCCGGATGTGCATGTGGCGCAACGACTCTGCACGCTGGCACGGGCGCGCGACGAGGTCGTCGAGCTGGCGATCGCGCTGGTGGTGCGGGCGCTGCGCACCGGGTCGGTGTGCCTGGATCTGCGGACGGTGGCCGCGCAGGTGCCGGTCGACGGGCTGCCGTGGCCCGCCGTCGACGACTGGCTGGCGGCGGTGCACGCGCATCCGCTGACCAACGATCCGCCGGTGCTGCGCGTCGACGGCGACCTGCTGTACCTGGACCGGTACTGGCTCGAAGAGCAGCAGGTGTGCGACGACATCCTGGCGATGGTTTCCTCCAGGCCTGCCGCGGCCGCCCCGGATGTCGGGCGGCTGTTCCCGCCGGGTTTCGAGGAACAGCGCGCGGCCGCGGAACTGGCGCTCTCACAGGGACTTACGGTGCTGACCGGTGGTCCGGGCACCGGCAAGACGACGACGGTGGCGCGGCTGCTGGCGCTGCTGGCCGGCGGCACCCGGCTGCGGGTGGCGCTGGCGGCACCGACCGGCAAGGCGGCGGCGCGACTGCAGGAGGCGGTGCAGACCGAGCTCGACAAGCTGCCGGAGGCCGACCGCGCCGCGCTGTCGGGAATGCACGCGACCACGCTGCACCGGCTGCTGGGCAGCAGGCCGGACACGTCGGCGCGGTTCCGCCACCACCGCGGCAACCGGTTGCCGCACGACGTGATCGTCGTCGACGAGACGTCGATGGTGTCGCTGACGATGATGGCGCGGCTGCTGGAGGCGGTGCGGCCCGACGCCCGGCTGGTGCTGGTCGGGGATCCGGACCAGCTGGCGTCGGTGGAGGCCGGCGCGGTGCTCGCCGACCTGGTCGACGGGCTCGGCGCGGGCCGGATCGCGCAGCTCAAGACGTCGCACCGGTTCGGGGAGAGCATCGGGGCGCTGGCCTCGGCGATCCGCGCCGGCGACGCCGACGGTGTGGTCGAGGTGCTGCGCGACGGCGGCGAGCACATCGAGTGGATCGAGGCCGAGGACCCGTCGGAGCCGCTGCGCGCGGTGCTGGTGCCGTGGGTGACGGAGCTGCGGAAGGCCGCGGTGCTCGGCGACGACCAGACCGCGCTGGAGGTGCTCGACGAACACCGGCTGCTGTGCGCGCACCGGCGCGGCCCGGCCGGCGTGCGGTACTGGAACCACCAGATCGAGCGGTGGCTGGCCGAGGCCACCGGCGAACCGATCTGGTCGCCGTGGTACCCGGGCCGGCCGGTGCTGGTGACGGCGAACGACTACGGGCTGGGCCTGTACAACGGCGACACCGGGGTGACGGTGGTGCGCGACGGCACGCTGCGGGCGGTGATCGCCGGGACACAGCGGCTGGAGTTCGCGACCAGTCGGCTCGCCGAGGTCGAGACCATGCACGCGATGACGATCCACAAGTCGCAGGGCAGCCAGGCCGACGAGGTGACCGTGCTGCTGCCGTCCGACGACTCGCGGCTGTTGACCCGCGAGCTGTTCTACACCGCGGTGACCAGGGCGAAGAAGCGGGTGCGCGTCGTCGGGCCGGAGTCGTCGGTGCGCGCGGCGGTCCAGCGGCGGGCCATCCGGGCGTCCGGCCTGGCCGAGCGCCTCCGCCGCGCCTGA
- the recB gene encoding exodeoxyribonuclease V subunit beta has translation MQPFDLLGPLPAPRTTTVLEASAGTGKTFALAGLVTRYVAEGVATLDQMLLITFSRAASQELRDRVRRQIVDAVTAFADPPASRTELIDYLLTGTADELAARERNLRDALAAFDAATIATTHQFCQLVLRSLGVAGDTDSGVTLVDNLDDLVTEIVDDLYLAHFGRDRDPLLPYKDALELAKEVVNKPATELRPRDPEPESRAAVCLRFANDVLAELDKRKRQRGILGYDDLLSRLADALDSDDSAAQVRMPQRWPIVMVDEFQDTDPVQWKVIDRAFTGRSTLILIGDPKQAIYAFRGGDIVTYLSAASKADAQMTLGTNWRSDKALVDRLQAVLRGAQLGHEQIVVHDVEAHHTGSRLVGAPYGDPFRLRVVRRDALGVSQTRTPAIDQLRTYISRDLAADIGALLASGATFDGRTLGAGDIAVIVETHKDARVCYKALCDAGIPAVYTGDSDIFSSDAAADWLALLEAFDQPHRPGVVRAAAATMFFGETAESLVAGGDALTDRIAETLREWASHARERGVAAIFEAAKLAGMSDRVLSWQNGDRLMTDLAHVTQLLQEAAHREHLTLPALRDWLRTQREEGSGAAERFRRLDTDAAAVQVMTVFVAKGLQFPIVYLPFAFNRYVRDPEIVLYHEGETRCLHIGGPDSPDFNQVQRLGRAEDASDDSRLMYVAMTRAQSQLVAWWAPSRDEVNGGLSRLLRGRRPGEAMVPDTVVPPKVSDDDALARFREWEAVGGPVIEDAVPCTVPARPSDTAVGPFEARHFHRSIDTAWKRTSYSGLIRDVEPTPVSSEPEVSELDDEVAEIALTEPAVGADVPSPMAELPTGAKFGSLVHAVLENADPFAPDLAAELEATIREHLVWWPVDVPPEDLAAAMVPMHDTPLGPLADGVTLRQIGLADRMREMEFEFPLAGGDLRTSAPDIRLEHVGALLAEHLPDDDPLRVYADRLQGPGLGRQPLKGYLSGSVDAVLRLGDRYLVVDYKTNWLGDPTRPLTAADYARPRLVEAMLHSDYPLQALLYSVVLHRFLRWRLRGYSPDHHLGGVLYLFLRGMCGPSTPVVDGHPAGVFSWQPPEELIVALSDLLDAGRVAA, from the coding sequence ATGCAACCGTTTGATCTGCTGGGACCGCTGCCCGCACCGCGCACCACGACGGTGCTGGAGGCCAGTGCGGGCACGGGCAAGACGTTCGCGCTGGCCGGGCTGGTCACCCGGTACGTGGCCGAGGGTGTCGCGACGCTGGACCAGATGCTGCTGATCACGTTCAGCCGCGCCGCCAGCCAGGAGCTGCGTGACCGGGTGCGCCGCCAGATCGTGGACGCGGTAACGGCTTTCGCCGATCCGCCGGCGTCGCGCACCGAGCTGATCGACTATCTGCTGACCGGGACCGCCGACGAGTTGGCGGCGCGGGAACGCAATCTGCGCGACGCGCTGGCCGCGTTCGACGCCGCCACCATCGCCACCACCCACCAGTTCTGCCAGCTGGTGCTGCGCTCGCTGGGCGTCGCGGGTGACACCGATTCCGGGGTGACGCTGGTCGACAACCTCGACGACCTGGTCACCGAGATCGTCGACGACCTCTACCTGGCGCACTTCGGCCGTGACCGCGACCCGCTGCTGCCCTACAAGGACGCGCTGGAACTGGCCAAGGAGGTGGTGAACAAGCCGGCCACCGAGCTGCGCCCGCGCGACCCGGAGCCGGAGTCGCGCGCCGCGGTGTGTCTGCGGTTCGCCAACGACGTTCTCGCCGAACTGGATAAGCGCAAACGCCAGCGCGGCATCCTCGGCTACGACGACCTGCTGAGCCGGCTGGCCGACGCCCTGGACTCCGACGACTCGGCCGCGCAGGTGCGGATGCCGCAGCGCTGGCCGATCGTGATGGTCGACGAGTTCCAGGACACCGACCCGGTGCAGTGGAAGGTGATCGACCGGGCGTTCACCGGCCGCTCCACGCTGATCCTGATCGGCGACCCGAAGCAGGCGATCTACGCGTTCCGCGGCGGCGACATCGTCACGTACCTGAGCGCGGCGTCGAAGGCCGACGCGCAGATGACGCTGGGCACCAACTGGCGCAGCGACAAGGCGCTGGTCGATCGGCTGCAGGCGGTGCTTCGCGGCGCGCAACTGGGCCACGAGCAGATCGTCGTGCACGACGTCGAGGCCCACCACACCGGCTCCCGGCTGGTCGGGGCGCCGTACGGTGACCCGTTCCGGCTGCGGGTGGTGCGCCGGGATGCGTTGGGCGTCAGCCAGACCCGCACCCCGGCGATCGACCAGCTGCGCACCTACATCTCCCGCGACCTGGCCGCCGACATCGGCGCGCTGCTGGCCTCGGGCGCGACGTTCGACGGCCGCACACTGGGCGCCGGTGACATCGCGGTGATCGTCGAGACCCACAAGGACGCCCGCGTCTGCTACAAGGCGCTGTGCGACGCCGGGATCCCCGCCGTCTACACCGGCGACTCGGACATCTTCAGCTCCGACGCCGCCGCGGACTGGCTGGCGCTGCTGGAGGCGTTCGACCAGCCGCACCGGCCCGGGGTGGTGCGCGCCGCGGCGGCGACGATGTTCTTCGGCGAGACCGCCGAGTCGCTGGTGGCCGGCGGTGACGCGCTGACCGACCGGATCGCGGAGACGTTGCGGGAGTGGGCGAGTCACGCCCGTGAGCGCGGGGTCGCGGCGATCTTCGAGGCCGCCAAGTTGGCCGGGATGAGCGACCGGGTGCTGTCGTGGCAGAACGGCGACCGGCTGATGACCGACCTCGCGCACGTCACACAGCTGCTGCAGGAGGCCGCGCACCGCGAACACCTCACGCTGCCCGCGCTGCGGGACTGGCTGCGCACCCAGCGCGAGGAGGGCAGCGGCGCCGCCGAACGGTTCCGCCGTCTCGACACCGATGCCGCGGCCGTGCAGGTGATGACGGTGTTCGTCGCCAAGGGCCTGCAGTTCCCGATCGTGTACCTGCCGTTCGCGTTCAACCGCTACGTCCGCGATCCCGAGATCGTGCTCTACCACGAGGGCGAGACCCGCTGCCTGCACATCGGCGGGCCGGACAGCCCGGACTTCAACCAGGTGCAGCGGCTGGGCCGCGCCGAGGACGCCAGCGACGACAGCCGGCTGATGTACGTCGCGATGACGCGCGCCCAGTCGCAGCTGGTGGCGTGGTGGGCGCCGTCGCGCGACGAGGTCAACGGCGGGCTGTCGCGGCTGCTGCGCGGCCGCCGCCCTGGTGAGGCGATGGTGCCCGACACCGTTGTGCCGCCAAAGGTTTCCGACGACGACGCGCTGGCCCGGTTCCGCGAGTGGGAGGCCGTCGGCGGGCCGGTGATCGAGGACGCGGTGCCGTGCACGGTGCCCGCGCGGCCGTCGGATACCGCCGTCGGGCCGTTCGAGGCGCGCCACTTCCACCGCTCGATCGACACCGCGTGGAAGCGCACGTCCTACAGCGGGCTGATCCGGGACGTGGAGCCGACGCCGGTGAGCAGCGAACCCGAGGTGTCCGAACTCGACGACGAGGTGGCCGAGATCGCGCTGACCGAACCGGCAGTCGGCGCGGACGTGCCGTCGCCGATGGCCGAGCTGCCGACCGGCGCGAAGTTCGGGTCGCTGGTGCACGCGGTGCTGGAGAACGCCGACCCGTTCGCCCCCGACCTGGCCGCCGAGCTGGAGGCGACGATCCGCGAGCACCTGGTGTGGTGGCCGGTCGACGTGCCGCCCGAGGACCTGGCCGCGGCGATGGTGCCGATGCACGACACCCCGCTGGGCCCGCTGGCCGACGGGGTGACGCTGCGCCAGATCGGGCTGGCCGACCGGATGCGGGAGATGGAGTTCGAATTCCCGCTGGCCGGCGGCGATCTGCGCACATCGGCGCCCGACATCCGGCTCGAACACGTGGGCGCCCTGCTGGCCGAGCATCTCCCGGACGACGACCCGCTGCGGGTGTACGCCGACCGGCTGCAGGGCCCCGGCCTGGGCCGCCAGCCGTTGAAGGGCTACCTGTCGGGGTCGGTGGACGCGGTGCTGCGCCTCGGCGACCGGTATCTCGTCGTCGACTACAAGACGAACTGGCTCGGTGACCCGACGCGCCCGCTGACCGCCGCCGACTACGCGCGCCCGCGGCTGGTCGAGGCGATGCTGCACTCCGACTACCCGCTGCAGGCGCTGCTGTACAGCGTTGTGCTGCACCGCTTCCTGCGCTGGCGGCTGCGCGGGTACTCACCGGACCACCATCTGGGCGGGGTGCTGTACCTGTTCCTGCGCGGGATGTGCGGGCCGTCGACCCCGGTGGTCGACGGGCATCCGGCCGGGGTGTTCAGCTGGCAGCCGCCGGAGGAGCTGATCGTGGCGCTGTCGGATCTGCTCGACGCGGGGCGGGTGGCGGCATGA
- a CDS encoding HD domain-containing protein, which yields MSETSAPRLGPRFEEALGYAAELHRTQTRKASKVPYIGHLLSVAGLVIEDDGTETEAIAALLHDAAEDQGGEATLAQIAARFGPEVADIVAECSDTTVVPKPPWRKRKEDYIAHLGSVSDSTIRVSMADKLDNARAILRDLRREGPSVWQRFNTSDPQDHLWYYRSLLAVYRQRSTSWMVDELARVIDTLAGEIAG from the coding sequence ATGAGCGAGACGTCCGCACCGCGGCTGGGCCCCCGGTTCGAGGAGGCGCTCGGCTACGCCGCCGAGCTGCACCGCACGCAGACCCGCAAGGCCAGCAAGGTGCCCTACATCGGCCATCTGCTGTCGGTGGCGGGGCTGGTGATCGAGGACGACGGCACCGAGACCGAGGCCATCGCGGCGCTGCTGCACGACGCCGCCGAGGATCAGGGCGGTGAGGCGACGCTGGCGCAGATCGCCGCGCGGTTCGGACCGGAGGTCGCCGACATCGTTGCCGAGTGCAGCGACACCACCGTCGTCCCGAAGCCGCCGTGGCGCAAGCGCAAGGAGGACTACATCGCGCACCTGGGGTCGGTGTCGGACAGCACGATTCGGGTGTCGATGGCCGACAAGCTCGATAACGCCCGCGCCATCCTGCGCGACCTGCGCCGCGAGGGCCCGTCGGTGTGGCAGCGGTTCAACACCTCCGACCCGCAGGACCACCTCTGGTACTACCGCTCGCTGCTGGCGGTGTACCGGCAGCGCAGCACCAGCTGGATGGTCGACGAGCTGGCTCGCGTGATCGACACCCTGGCCGGGGAGATCGCCGGCTGA